One window of the Cryptomeria japonica chromosome 7, Sugi_1.0, whole genome shotgun sequence genome contains the following:
- the LOC131049664 gene encoding WUSCHEL-related homeobox 11-like: MVFKRHWTDMFKVQPSTLINQGTQMSSHSILNRGAQELRNPEPKARWNPTKEQIEILESIYTSGKIKPSRDDIRMIRIQLLEFGEVEEANVFYWFQNRKSKNRKRQRRLNPAKENGDGSSSSIQASTANPIQTMEKSGFPTLPASISSFPNQQIQQNQQFSADPHINLQQAYPLNHYRPHDAAIPSVLTNTRPDTRLGLDSDGLLNVMIDGMKFKAPRGPINVKAAFGPNVIMMDSAYHTIPTDERGFSVHGLQEGGDYYLLSNTGGAVPLAGFPQV, encoded by the exons ATGGTTTTCAAAAGGCATTGGACTGATATGTTCAAAGTACAACCCTCAACATTAATCAATCAGGGGACTCAAATGAGCAGTCATTCAATCTTGAACCGAG GTGCACAAGAGCTGAGAAATCCAGAACCCAAAGCGAGGTGGAaccctacaaaggaacaaattgagatTTTGGAGTCCATTTATACGTCCGGGAAGATAAAGCCCAGCAGAGATGATATACGAATGATCAGAATCCAGCTACTGGAGTTCGGAGAGGTGGAAGAGGCAAACGTCTTCTACTGGTTCCAAAACAGAAAGTCCAAAAACAGGAAAAGACAGCGCCGTCTCAATCCTGCTAAAGAAAATGGAGATGGGTCTTCATCATCTATTCAAGCCAGTACAGCCAATCCCATTCAAACCATGGAAAAATCAGGTTTCCCCACACTGCCAGCTTCTATTTCTTCATTTCCCAATCAGCAAATTCAGCAAAATCAACAATTCTCTGCTGATCCACACATTAACCTGCAACAAGCGTACCCACTGAATCATTATCGTCCTCATGATGCTGCTATCCCTTCTGTCCTAACTAACACTCGCCCAG ATACAAGATTGGGTTTGGATAGTGATGGATTGTTAAATGTAATGATCGATGGAATGAAATTTAAAGCACCCAGGGGGCCTATAAATGTGAAGGCTGCCTTCGGTCCAAATGTGATCATGATGGATTCTGCATACCACACCATCCCCACAGATGAACGTGGATTCAGTGTGCATGGCCTCCAAGAAGGGGGTGATTATTACTTGCTAA GTAATACAGGAGGAGCAGTTCCACTGGCTGGATTTCCCCAAGTGTAG